In a genomic window of Acidilobus saccharovorans 345-15:
- a CDS encoding 30S ribosomal protein S27e — protein MIAGVPRRKILVPEPRSRFLLVVCPNCGHKQVVFSHATFPVRCLTCGTLLVRPTGGKAKILGKVESVLA, from the coding sequence ATGATCGCGGGAGTCCCGAGGAGAAAGATACTAGTTCCCGAGCCCAGGAGCAGGTTCTTGTTAGTAGTCTGCCCTAACTGCGGCCATAAGCAGGTGGTATTCAGCCACGCCACGTTCCCCGTACGCTGCCTCACGTGCGGAACCCTTCTAGTCAGACCCACGGGAGGCAAGGCAAAGATCCTGGGCAAAGTAGAAAGCGTATTGGCATAA
- a CDS encoding RNA-protein complex protein Nop10 — protein sequence MRWLLRRCSVCGRYTLSTDRCPYCGGALRVPHPPRFSPDDKYVKYRYMLRTMSNSGE from the coding sequence ATGAGGTGGCTTCTAAGGAGATGCTCGGTATGCGGCAGGTACACGCTAAGTACTGACAGGTGCCCCTACTGCGGGGGCGCCTTAAGGGTGCCCCACCCGCCGAGGTTCTCCCCTGACGATAAGTATGTGAAATACAGGTACATGCTAAGAACTATGAGCAATTCAGGGGAATAG
- a CDS encoding translation initiation factor IF-2 subunit alpha — protein sequence MPLLNRRQLPDVGEVVVGTVKELHDYGAYLELDEFNGLRAFLPWVEVSSRSFKSIDDVIKVNERVAVKVIRVNRAKGQVDVSLKKVTDDERRKKMTWWKRTQKAVNIILMIAKELKKAEKQAYAEVIWRLEDKYGDVMTALEMAATEGEQPLAAAGVPEEWLKPLAEAAKKYVEVKKVKVSLLATVKSLSPDGIEKIKAVLKSAEEAVASKGDSSVSVKIYAIGAPRYRIDLMGVDYKELEQLAQGLEEVMSRAAKELGVEFSLERLRE from the coding sequence ATGCCCCTGCTAAACAGGAGGCAGCTGCCTGACGTAGGGGAGGTCGTTGTAGGTACTGTGAAGGAGCTTCACGACTATGGGGCCTACTTAGAGCTTGACGAGTTTAACGGCCTTAGGGCGTTCCTTCCATGGGTTGAGGTCTCTAGTCGCTCGTTTAAATCAATAGACGACGTGATTAAAGTTAACGAGCGGGTCGCAGTCAAGGTAATAAGGGTTAACAGGGCCAAGGGCCAAGTAGACGTTAGCCTGAAGAAGGTCACAGACGATGAGCGCAGAAAGAAGATGACGTGGTGGAAGAGAACTCAAAAGGCCGTAAACATAATACTGATGATAGCGAAGGAGCTGAAGAAGGCCGAGAAGCAAGCATACGCAGAAGTCATATGGAGGCTTGAGGACAAGTATGGTGATGTCATGACAGCGTTAGAGATGGCCGCTACCGAGGGTGAGCAGCCTCTGGCCGCGGCTGGCGTGCCCGAGGAGTGGCTAAAGCCGTTGGCCGAGGCAGCCAAGAAGTACGTTGAAGTTAAGAAGGTTAAAGTGAGCCTACTGGCTACAGTTAAGAGTTTGAGCCCCGACGGCATAGAAAAGATAAAGGCAGTGCTCAAGTCCGCAGAGGAGGCCGTTGCTTCTAAGGGGGATAGCTCCGTATCAGTAAAGATATATGCCATCGGAGCCCCAAGGTATAGAATAGACCTCATGGGAGTCGACTACAAGGAGCTTGAGCAGCTAGCTCAAGGCCTGGAGGAGGTAATGTCTAGAGCAGCGAAGGAGCTAGGCGTCGAGTTCTCGTTGGAGAGACTCCGCGAGTAA
- a CDS encoding helix-turn-helix domain-containing protein, whose protein sequence is MIATSPWMLRLVESLCSDSKFRKRLTSSGALESLLLLIYAMSEGLPPYRAAKRLGVSHERLYRLRRGLEKDGLYAQVKAFIEINANARKRESA, encoded by the coding sequence TTGATAGCAACCTCTCCTTGGATGCTAAGACTGGTAGAAAGCCTTTGCAGCGACTCTAAGTTCAGGAAGAGGCTCACCAGCAGCGGCGCCTTGGAAAGCCTGCTCCTTCTCATCTACGCCATGTCAGAAGGCCTCCCCCCTTACAGGGCAGCTAAACGGCTAGGGGTCTCGCATGAAAGGCTTTACAGGCTGAGGAGGGGCCTCGAGAAGGACGGGCTATACGCTCAGGTTAAAGCCTTCATAGAAATAAACGCGAACGCCAGGAAAAGAGAGTCGGCATAG
- a CDS encoding adenylate kinase — protein MPASGVKRNPFKVIVVTGVPGVGKTTVLSLLQEKAKERGLRLRVLNFGDFMLDNAVRKGLIKNRDQIRYLSFREQLELQDIAASSIIEEAGSDLKEGDYLIVDTHAIIKTPLGYLPGLPSNVINSLRPDMIVVIEADPKEIVARQQRDATRYRSDFGGEEGVRQLMDIARSAAMASAVQAGSLLTIIINREGRASEAAEQLLNAISKL, from the coding sequence ATGCCTGCGAGCGGGGTCAAGCGAAACCCCTTCAAGGTTATTGTAGTCACAGGAGTCCCCGGAGTAGGTAAGACTACAGTTCTCTCCCTGCTTCAGGAAAAAGCCAAGGAGAGGGGGCTCAGACTCAGGGTGCTGAACTTTGGCGATTTCATGCTAGACAACGCTGTTAGGAAGGGCTTAATAAAGAACAGGGACCAGATAAGGTACCTCAGCTTCAGAGAGCAGTTGGAACTTCAAGATATCGCGGCCTCCTCAATTATTGAGGAGGCCGGCAGCGACCTCAAAGAGGGGGATTACCTGATAGTAGACACCCATGCTATAATTAAGACCCCTTTGGGCTATTTACCGGGCCTTCCAAGCAACGTAATTAACAGCCTCAGGCCTGATATGATAGTCGTTATAGAGGCGGACCCAAAGGAAATAGTTGCAAGGCAGCAGCGTGACGCTACGAGGTACAGGTCGGACTTTGGCGGGGAGGAGGGCGTTCGTCAGCTAATGGATATAGCCAGGTCAGCAGCCATGGCCAGCGCCGTTCAGGCCGGATCCCTGCTGACGATAATTATTAACCGCGAGGGCAGGGCCTCCGAGGCCGCGGAGCAGCTGCTTAATGCTATATCCAAGCTTTAG
- the secY gene encoding preprotein translocase subunit SecY has product MGVLDALSNISEYLPTVSKPSQKLSLTRRLAWTGIVLVLYLIMSNIPLYGVPVSPTAATTITLENIIFASSVGTLMQLGIGPIVTAGLILEVLAGAKLIDIDLTNPDDQVKFTGAMKTLAVLFAVAEALVVTLSGMFWPAGTPVSPVVKALVVVQLVAASYIVILMDEALQKGWGLGSAISLFILAMVAQTVVWDIFGFVPRLALDFGVVPALIYDRDPFIVLTRANGFPDVTGLLATFAIVILLVYLQAMMVEIPVTSSQLRGIRTKVPLQFIYVTNIPVLLLAILVADLQLFEAPLARFFGISSLVYKVYSGIVFYLSPPNGLVETVLDPLRSVVFAISWMLLSVAFGYVWVEVAGLNPSSQAESLIKGGLEIPGMRRNPRVLESVLARYIYPLTSLSSLIVGAIAVVAAFFGAYGGGVGLLLAVGIVYQYYSIITYERALEAYPLIRKLVGE; this is encoded by the coding sequence TTGGGAGTGCTTGACGCCTTATCCAATATCTCGGAGTACCTGCCAACGGTATCAAAGCCCTCGCAGAAGTTAAGCTTGACCAGGAGACTTGCCTGGACAGGTATAGTGTTGGTTCTATACCTTATAATGAGCAACATACCCCTTTACGGCGTGCCAGTGAGCCCTACGGCAGCCACAACTATAACTCTTGAGAACATAATCTTCGCAAGCAGCGTTGGAACTCTGATGCAGCTGGGCATAGGACCCATAGTTACGGCTGGCCTCATACTTGAGGTGCTGGCCGGCGCTAAACTAATAGACATAGACCTCACGAACCCTGATGATCAGGTCAAGTTCACAGGAGCCATGAAGACGCTGGCAGTGTTGTTCGCCGTTGCTGAGGCGCTGGTAGTCACCCTCAGCGGGATGTTCTGGCCCGCTGGGACTCCCGTGTCCCCAGTGGTTAAGGCACTAGTGGTAGTTCAGCTAGTGGCCGCCAGCTACATAGTGATATTGATGGATGAGGCCCTTCAAAAGGGCTGGGGGCTGGGGAGCGCCATAAGCCTCTTCATATTAGCTATGGTAGCTCAGACAGTGGTCTGGGACATATTTGGATTTGTCCCGAGGCTGGCGCTGGACTTTGGAGTAGTCCCGGCCCTCATCTATGACAGGGATCCATTCATAGTGCTTACAAGGGCTAACGGCTTCCCTGACGTAACAGGCCTGCTGGCCACGTTTGCAATAGTTATATTGCTCGTCTACCTTCAGGCCATGATGGTTGAGATACCTGTAACATCATCGCAGCTCAGAGGCATAAGGACTAAGGTGCCGCTTCAGTTCATCTACGTGACCAACATACCGGTGCTCCTCTTGGCGATTTTAGTGGCTGACCTCCAGCTCTTTGAGGCACCCCTGGCGAGGTTCTTCGGCATTAGCTCGCTGGTCTATAAGGTCTACAGCGGCATAGTCTTCTACCTGTCGCCGCCCAATGGGCTTGTGGAGACGGTGCTAGACCCCCTGAGGTCCGTGGTCTTCGCTATATCGTGGATGTTGCTCTCGGTAGCCTTTGGTTATGTATGGGTCGAAGTGGCGGGCCTTAACCCTAGCTCGCAGGCTGAGTCCCTGATAAAGGGAGGTCTCGAGATACCCGGTATGAGAAGGAACCCCAGGGTATTGGAGAGCGTGCTTGCAAGGTATATATATCCCTTAACGTCGCTCAGTAGCCTGATAGTAGGTGCCATAGCTGTGGTCGCGGCGTTCTTCGGAGCCTACGGCGGCGGCGTCGGCCTTCTGCTCGCGGTGGGCATAGTCTACCAGTACTACTCGATAATAACGTATGAGAGAGCCCTCGAGGCCTATCCACTGATAAGGAAGTTGGTGGGCGAGTGA
- the pdo gene encoding protein disulfide oxidoreductase: protein MAGRYFDVELDEELIKELKDTLAYMVSPVTVDLFIDDASRCETCEDAYKLVKTIADASPVRDGKKMLQLRVFSKSKPEDLEEFKRQNVERVPTVTLLGGVIRYTGTPAGEEIRGFIETIMRISEGESGLDPETKKQLASLKGSVHIETVVTPSCPYCPYAALLANMFAYESWKQNNPKVISDTVEAYENMDIAEKYGVMSVPAIALNGVMSFIGVPYEEDFINYVVAAAENRLDQLVPKTEGEASGM, encoded by the coding sequence ATGGCCGGAAGGTACTTTGATGTGGAGCTCGACGAGGAGCTAATAAAGGAGCTGAAGGACACGCTAGCATACATGGTATCGCCAGTAACCGTGGACCTGTTCATAGATGATGCCTCACGCTGCGAGACCTGCGAGGACGCGTACAAGCTTGTTAAGACCATAGCCGACGCCTCGCCCGTTCGCGACGGCAAGAAGATGCTCCAGCTGAGGGTCTTCAGCAAGTCCAAGCCTGAGGACCTTGAAGAGTTCAAAAGGCAGAACGTTGAGAGGGTCCCTACCGTAACACTGCTGGGCGGCGTAATAAGGTACACAGGAACCCCTGCAGGCGAGGAGATAAGGGGCTTCATAGAGACAATAATGAGGATTAGCGAGGGCGAGAGCGGTCTCGACCCCGAAACGAAGAAGCAGCTGGCCTCTCTCAAGGGCTCAGTGCACATAGAGACCGTCGTAACCCCGTCGTGCCCCTACTGCCCCTACGCCGCGTTACTCGCTAACATGTTTGCCTATGAGTCCTGGAAGCAGAACAACCCCAAGGTAATTTCAGATACAGTAGAGGCCTACGAGAACATGGACATAGCAGAAAAGTATGGAGTTATGAGCGTCCCAGCCATAGCTCTGAACGGCGTCATGTCATTCATAGGCGTGCCCTATGAGGAGGACTTCATAAACTACGTGGTGGCTGCGGCTGAGAACAGGCTAGACCAGCTGGTGCCCAAGACAGAGGGAGAAGCCTCAGGGATGTGA
- a CDS encoding transcriptional regulator — protein MKVKQHLQQPLPIRQPCEVAAKEVMPSIRASIAYVLVNEFKLSKYEAARLLGLTPAAVSNYIEGRRGEKYMAKILNDKAKAEKIREAAMIILAYSSDAKSSERFQNITCAICSSVNEVAQMYGCHYLTMKKPEQLHA, from the coding sequence ATGAAGGTGAAGCAGCACCTGCAACAGCCGCTGCCCATACGCCAGCCCTGCGAAGTGGCGGCCAAGGAGGTCATGCCGTCAATTAGGGCGTCCATAGCATATGTGCTGGTCAACGAGTTTAAATTATCTAAATACGAGGCCGCTAGACTCCTTGGCCTCACGCCCGCCGCAGTCTCAAACTACATAGAGGGAAGGCGCGGCGAAAAATACATGGCCAAAATACTTAACGACAAGGCCAAGGCTGAGAAGATAAGGGAAGCAGCAATGATAATTTTAGCATACTCTTCTGACGCTAAGAGCTCCGAAAGATTCCAGAACATAACTTGTGCTATTTGTAGCTCCGTCAACGAAGTTGCCCAGATGTATGGATGTCATTACCTTACCATGAAAAAGCCTGAGCAACTGCACGCTTAA
- a CDS encoding transcriptional regulator, producing MYEASREFVNRSLYLLAEVGDVIALNYPRNQLKRTVDLALKNKESRVILVKLAYSTSLIGKSEREELKGLSSTLKVNSFIVAERKGDIKLVDGVVYDYEGSKVISVETLINSLEGDLPVIYEDRDNFKVKVNGEKLRQKRELKGYSLGTMARLAKVSRKAIYDYERGSIKPTLDVAERLINELGEDIVASIDIFDPSEEILSGSKPSHGTDFDDQMEVEMVRRLRGLMLDVCHARRAPLDICLSGSNLRALVTISHGGEKPKDFNDKVTNMLRMAKSIKGEGFVVVEPSLRELAKELNEPEKVFTLEEFIDFIGGKVAEKTDSHNWKARNRKDNTGSDNSK from the coding sequence ATGTACGAGGCCTCCAGGGAGTTCGTAAACAGGTCATTATATCTGCTAGCGGAAGTAGGGGACGTTATAGCGCTCAACTACCCCAGAAACCAGTTAAAAAGGACTGTGGACCTTGCACTTAAGAATAAAGAAAGCAGGGTGATTCTTGTTAAACTCGCATATAGCACCAGCCTAATAGGCAAAAGCGAGAGGGAGGAACTCAAAGGACTTTCATCAACGCTGAAGGTGAACTCTTTCATAGTGGCTGAACGCAAGGGAGATATTAAGTTAGTCGACGGCGTAGTGTATGATTACGAGGGTTCTAAGGTAATCAGTGTCGAGACCTTGATTAACTCTCTTGAGGGCGACCTGCCAGTAATATATGAGGATAGGGACAACTTTAAAGTAAAAGTTAATGGTGAAAAGTTGAGGCAAAAGAGGGAGCTGAAGGGTTATAGCCTTGGCACCATGGCTAGGTTGGCCAAGGTTTCTAGAAAGGCCATCTATGACTATGAGAGGGGCAGCATAAAGCCAACTCTTGACGTGGCTGAGAGGCTGATAAATGAGCTTGGAGAGGACATAGTTGCTAGCATAGACATATTTGATCCTTCAGAGGAAATACTGTCTGGCTCCAAGCCGTCTCATGGAACGGACTTCGACGATCAGATGGAGGTAGAGATGGTTAGAAGGCTCAGGGGACTTATGCTTGACGTTTGCCACGCGAGGAGAGCGCCGCTTGATATATGCCTCTCCGGCAGTAACCTTAGGGCCCTAGTAACTATATCGCACGGCGGCGAAAAACCTAAGGACTTTAATGATAAAGTGACAAACATGTTAAGAATGGCGAAGTCAATCAAAGGTGAAGGCTTCGTGGTTGTGGAGCCAAGCCTTAGAGAGCTGGCCAAAGAGCTTAATGAGCCCGAAAAGGTCTTCACTCTAGAGGAGTTCATAGATTTCATAGGTGGGAAGGTTGCAGAAAAAACTGATAGCCATAACTGGAAGGCCAGGAATAGGAAAGACAACACTGGCTCAGACAATAGCAAGTGA